A window of Candidatus Deferrimicrobiaceae bacterium contains these coding sequences:
- a CDS encoding LemA family protein — protein sequence MHIRENNRGGAGVVVAAVLGGLLLIVLLAGGWLVGKYNTIQKMTVAVDQSWGQVQNVLQRRADLIPNLVSTVKGYSIHEKDVLANISAARAALGGAKTPTEAMKANGELSGALSRLLVVVENYPNLKADTQFTRLMDELAGAENRIAVERKRYNDSIGVYNSYIVTFPNSLVAGFAGAQKKPFFEAEAGAKEVPKVDFGK from the coding sequence ATGCACATCAGGGAAAACAATCGCGGGGGCGCCGGCGTCGTCGTCGCGGCCGTGCTCGGGGGGCTGCTGCTGATCGTGCTGCTGGCCGGCGGATGGCTCGTCGGCAAGTACAACACGATCCAGAAGATGACGGTCGCGGTGGACCAGTCGTGGGGGCAGGTGCAGAACGTGCTCCAGCGGCGCGCCGACCTGATCCCGAACCTCGTCTCGACCGTCAAGGGGTATTCCATCCACGAGAAGGACGTGCTGGCCAACATCTCGGCGGCCAGGGCCGCGCTCGGCGGCGCAAAGACGCCCACCGAGGCCATGAAGGCGAACGGCGAGCTGTCGGGCGCCCTGTCCCGCCTGCTCGTGGTGGTCGAGAACTATCCGAACCTCAAGGCCGACACGCAGTTCACCCGGCTGATGGACGAGCTTGCCGGCGCCGAGAACCGGATCGCCGTCGAGCGGAAGCGCTACAACGACTCGATCGGCGTCTACAACAGCTACATCGTCACGTTCCCGAACAGCCTCGTCGCCGGATTCGCGGGCGCGCAAAAGAAGCCGTTCTTCGAGGCCGAGGCGGGGGCGAAGGAAGTGCCGAAGGTCGATTTCGGGAAGTAA
- a CDS encoding DUF1499 domain-containing protein, with protein MRWLRGRAGEVTVSIAFGFGIVIGCVAIGVSAVSYRVAKNVPMIHDITTDPSDPPAFVALLPERNGSFNGAEYGGAVVAEKQRKAYPDIVPIESSLPPAESFERALDVARGMGWAIAGADPAAGRIEATDRTRWLKLKDDVVIRIRPEESGSSRVDVRSVSRIGLSDLGRNAARIREFSSRYAGALHLGL; from the coding sequence ATGCGGTGGTTGCGGGGGCGTGCGGGAGAGGTGACCGTCTCGATCGCGTTCGGCTTCGGGATCGTGATCGGGTGCGTGGCGATCGGCGTGTCGGCCGTCTCGTACCGGGTCGCCAAGAACGTGCCGATGATCCACGACATCACGACCGACCCGTCGGATCCTCCCGCCTTTGTCGCGTTGCTCCCGGAACGGAATGGTTCGTTCAACGGGGCGGAATACGGCGGGGCCGTGGTGGCGGAAAAACAGCGGAAGGCGTATCCGGACATCGTCCCGATCGAATCATCGCTGCCGCCGGCCGAGTCGTTCGAGCGGGCGCTGGATGTGGCGCGCGGGATGGGCTGGGCGATCGCCGGGGCCGATCCGGCCGCCGGGCGGATCGAGGCGACCGATCGGACGCGCTGGCTGAAGCTCAAGGACGACGTGGTGATCCGCATCCGGCCGGAGGAGAGCGGCAGCAGCCGCGTGGACGTCCGCTCCGTTTCACGGATCGGGCTGAGCGATCTCGGCAGGAACGCCGCGCGGATCCGGGAGTTTTCCAGCCGATACGCCGGAGCGCTTCATCTTGGATTATGA
- a CDS encoding TPM domain-containing protein, whose amino-acid sequence MTMRRLLLAALLFLAAGLPMMYAPAAAATPDEVPAHTGYVTDTAGVLGDWAPRIAASIADLERKTSFEIGVLTVDTLAGEAPADYAQRVYDRWKIGKKGKDNGLLFLVAVRDRKIWITTGYGTEKILPDGKVGEIRDAILRPAFKDGRYGEGLSQAVDAVRAIVLSAGQKGEDVATGQPRKGSLLHTPWIALGLLFLVFLVASLFGRGGRGPRGGGGGGGPYGGFPMGGGGFGGGGSGGGDSGGGDFGGGDSGGGGAGGDF is encoded by the coding sequence ATGACGATGCGACGCCTCCTCCTCGCCGCGCTGCTGTTCCTGGCCGCGGGACTCCCCATGATGTACGCGCCGGCCGCCGCGGCGACCCCGGACGAGGTCCCGGCGCATACCGGATATGTGACCGATACGGCCGGCGTCCTGGGCGACTGGGCGCCGAGGATCGCGGCCTCCATTGCCGACCTCGAGCGGAAGACCTCTTTCGAGATCGGCGTGCTGACGGTCGACACGCTCGCCGGCGAGGCGCCCGCCGACTATGCCCAGCGCGTCTACGACCGCTGGAAGATCGGCAAGAAGGGCAAGGACAACGGCCTCCTCTTCCTGGTCGCCGTCCGCGACCGGAAGATCTGGATCACGACGGGGTACGGCACAGAGAAGATCCTTCCCGACGGCAAGGTCGGCGAGATCCGCGACGCGATCCTGCGGCCCGCATTCAAGGACGGCCGCTACGGCGAAGGCCTCTCCCAGGCGGTGGACGCGGTGCGTGCGATCGTGCTCTCCGCGGGGCAAAAAGGGGAGGACGTCGCGACCGGGCAGCCCCGGAAGGGGTCGCTCCTCCACACCCCGTGGATCGCGCTCGGCCTCCTTTTCCTCGTCTTCCTGGTCGCCAGCCTGTTCGGCCGGGGAGGTCGCGGCCCGCGGGGAGGCGGCGGGGGCGGCGGTCCCTACGGCGGGTTCCCCATGGGCGGCGGGGGCTTCGGAGGCGGCGGCTCGGGGGGCGGCGATTCGGGCGGCGGCGACTTCGGCGGGGGCGACTCGGGCGGCGGCGGCGCCGGGGGCGATTTCTGA